In Parasegetibacter sp. NRK P23, the genomic stretch ATGCATAGGAGATACGGCAGGTATAGGTCCAGGGGTAGCCACTGTCCTGTTTGTCGTAGTGGTACACGAAAACAGCTTCCGCCGCGGAATCTGTCTGGGATGCTTCCAGGTGAAAAGGCTTGTTGTACAACAAACCATGAATGGCGTTGCCATCACCGAATTTGGTATCGAATTCCAGCGTTCTGCCTTCAAAGGTATAAACACCTTTTTCGATGCGGCAGGCGAAGGGAGAAAGTTTACTGCTTTTGAAAGAAGTACCCAGGTCGGCCCGGATATCATCCAGGTCCGCATAGTTGGCGATTACATTGAACGAAGCGCCGTTTACTTGCAGGTTCAGTTCGTGTAACATCGCGCCGAAGGCCGGTAGAATAACAGCGGAAGTATTTGCAGCCGAATCGGAAAGCACGATTTTATCTAATCCGTTCTCCTGAATGTGTTGTACAGAAAATTGCATGTATTGTTTTTGAAGCATAAATATAATCAATCCACCCAGGCGCCGTTCTCTTTCAGGAGACCGATCAGTTCTTCCACAGCGGTTTCCGTAGGCACGTTCCTTTTCACCACTTCTTTCCCTTTGTACAACGTGATTTTTCCGGGACCGCTGCCCACATAGCCAAAATCGGCATCGGCCATTTCTCCGGGACCATTCACGATACAGCCCATGATGGCGATTTTCACCCCTTTCAGGTGGTTGGTAACCGCGCGTATCTTCGCCGTGGTTTCCTGGAGGTCAAACAATGTTCTTCCGCAGGAAGGACAGGAAATGTATTCGGTTTTTGAAATCCGGGTCCTCGTAGCCTGGAGGATGGAGAAAGCCGTATTGTTGGTGAACTGGTGGATGTTCTTCACTTCGAGGTAAGTTCTGCCTGAAGACTGCATGGTATCCATTTTCGCGGAAGCCCCATAGCCCAGGCAAATTCCATCGCCCAGACCATCCAGCAGCAGCGCGCCCGTTTCGGTAGCGAAGTGAATCAGGTGCTCGTCCGGGGTGATCCCGTTGCTATCCGTGATCAGCACAACGGGGTTACGGAATCCTTTGTTCATCAGTTCTATGAACATCCGTCTTACCGATTGCATGGCGTTCTGGTTGGTGGAACTCAGGCAAATCACAACGGAAGGATCGTTCCCGATTTTTTCCAGCATCGCCACATCGGGCAATGCGCCGCCATTGTAGCAATCCACCATCACAAAATTGAGGGAGGGATGCTTCCAGGGCGCGGACACAAATCCGGATAAATCATATAAAGGAAAACATTTTCCGGAGGTATCATTTTGCGCCAGCGCTGGCGTTGTAATCACTTTAATTGTTCCCGGCAACGCGAAACCTGGCACTTTATTACCGGTATATACAAAATCGGCGGCGATATCGGCAATGGTCCATTTATCGGTTTGGGCATCGTAATGGTACCCGATGGCTTCGAGGTTCGTGGGCTCCAGGCTTTCGATCCTGTTGAGGTCGGCTATTACAACGGGCACCTGTTTTCCGCCGATGATGTCCACTTCAAAACTATCTCTTCGCTGGTAGCTGAACGGCGAGTAGGGCATTTTTTCTATGGGCGGAACGGTGCTGCTTTCCACGCCCGGGACATATCTTTTTACGAGGTCGCGGCAAACAGGTATTTCGAACTCCGGATCTTCGGTTAAGGATACCCGTATGGTATCACCAATGCCGTCTTCGAGCAACGCGCCTATTCCTATGGCAGATTTGATGCGCCCGTCTTCTCCATCGCCTGCTTCCGTCACCCCCAGGTGCAGCGGATAACACTCCGCGAACTCCTGGTCCATGCGCTCCACCAGCAGGCGGTAGGCCTGTACCATAACCTGCGGGTTGCTCGACTTCATGCTCAGTACAATATTGTGGTAACTTTCATAGCGTGCGATGCGGAGGAATTCCATGGCACTTTCCACCATCCCCATGGGTGTATCGCCGTAGCGGCTCATGATGCGGTCGCTCAACGAGCCGTGGTTGGTGCCGATACGCATGGCGGTACCGTATTCCTTACAGATTTTCACCAGCGGCGTAAACCTTTCGCGGATGCGGTCAATTTCGGCGGCGTATTCCGCGTCGGTATAATCGATCACATCGAACTTTTTCTTATCTACGTAATTGCCGGGATTCACGCGCACTTTTTCGATGAGCCTGGCGGCGATTTCCGCCGCATTCGGTGTAAAATGAATATCAGCCACGAGGGGCACGTGACAACCTCTTTTGGCGAGTTCAGCTTTGATCACCGCGAGGTTTTCAGCCTCTTTCTTACTGGGTGCGGTGATGCGCACCATTTCAGCGCCGGCTTCCACGCAACGGAGCGTTTGCTCCACGGTGGCCAGGGTATCCATGGTATCGGTGGTGGTCATCGTCTGTACACGGATGGGATGTCCGTTGCCCAGCAGTAATCCGCCGATGTTCACTTCTTTTGTAATCAGTCTTTTATACCCGGTAAGCGAAGGTGTATATAGTTGCATGTAAAATTTCCGGTTTGGGAGCACAAAGCTAGTTAAGAATAATGATGCGGTTTACCAATCTTTTCCGGGGCGTTCCGGGGCGGCTTTTTTCTGCTGCTGGAGCTTATCGCGCAGTTGCTTTTCCTTTTCTTCCATCGACTTCAGTTTCTGTTCCACTTCTTTCTGTGACATTTTATTTTTCTTTTGTTCTTCCTTTTTTTCCTTTTCCGGGTCTTTCGGCTCTTCTTTTTTCTTTTCCTCCTGTTGTTGCTGGTCCTGCTTTTTCTTTTCTTCCTGCTGTTTTTGTTTCAGCTCCTGGAGCGCCTTCTGCAGATTTTCGCGGGCCTGCATATCCGTAGGATCGTTCCGCAAAGCATTCTTGTACGCTTCAATAGCGGGTTCAAGTTGGTTCTGCTTGTTCATGGCCACGCCCTGGTTGTAATACGCACGGCTTTTGTCTGCTGCAGACTTTGCTTTTTCAGCGGCCTCACCAAAGCGTTGCGCGGCTTCATCAAATTTTTCGGAGCGGTACAACGCGTTTCCCTGGTTGTAACCGGCCACCATATTGTCGGGTTTGGCCTTCAGCGCATTTTCATATGCTTCCAATGCTTTATCGAAAGCGCCCTTTCTATACAACTCGTTTCCTTTTTTAATGAGATTGTTCGGCGTGGCCGACTGTGCGGACGCGAACAATGGCAGGAAGAAAACAATCATTATGCGCCATTGTTTCATGTTGTCTGTTTTTTAGCCAGAAATACCTTGTATTTGCTGAACCGGGAAGGCATCGCGTTTACCAGGAACTCCGCCAGCAGGAAGATCGCCGCGCCCAGTACGAACCAGTAGAAGAAAGATTTGTAATTGGCCTGGCTTTTATCGCTCACTGTACGTTGTTCCAGTGTATCCAGCCGGTCGCGGAGGCCTTTCACCGCCATGTCGGTACTCACCAGTTGCACGTACTCCCCGTTTCCCGCGGCGGCAATATCACGCAATAACTGTTCATTCAGTGCAGACACCACAACATTTCCGGCTTCATCTCTTTTAAAATCGCCGGTTTCTTCATCGGGAATTTTTGCACCTTCCGTACTTCCCACGCCTACCGTGGAGATCATGACACCGTTTTCGGCCATGGCCTGCGCGGTGGCTACGGCATCGGGATCATGGTCCTCCCCATCTGTAATGAGCAGTACTGCTTTATACTTTTTTTCCTTGGGATTGAATGCGGAATTACAGAGCCTGAGCGCTTCGCCTATCACAGTTCCCTGTGTGGAAACCATTGCCGGGCTGGCGGAATTGATGTACAACCTTGCCGCTGCGAGGTCTGTGGTAAGTGGCATCTGGAAATAAGCATGACCAGCGAAAATCACCAGTCCCACACGGTCGTTACCGAGTTCATCCAGCATTTTCGCCACCATGTGTTTGGCTTTTTCCATCCGGTTGGGTGCCACGTCCTGCGCCATCATACTTTTACTGACGTCCAGCGCCACCATCACATCCACGCCTGTCCGGGAAATATTTTCACCCCCCGATGGCTTACGGAGATTGGCGAGTGCCGCCACCAGTAGTCCGGCAGCCAGGGTAAGCAGGATATGGGAAAACGTGAATCGACGGGGAGAATCGCCGCGCAACAACGTTTTTACAAGTTCGGGGTCGCCGATCTTACGCATGGTATTCTTTTTCCAGCGTACCACGAGCCAGAACAGGAGTGTTACAAGGGGAAGCAACAGGAGCGCCCACCACCATACCGGGTATTGAAATTCAAGCAAATGAGTGTTCTTTTAGTTCAGGCAATTTACGAATCAAACCCAATGATGGCAAAAACCGTGCAGGTTCGGGGTTACATTTTCCCTTCGAGGAAACCCAGTTCTTTCAGAATACCTTTCAGAATGGTCATTCTTTTGGCGGGAATATCAGCGTCCGGATTGGGATCTTCTATGTTCAACGCAAAGAAATAGGGGTGCCTGTTCTCTTCCACCCAACCTACGACCCAGGCTATGGCGTGACCATTTTCAGCGGTTCCCCAACCGGTTTTATAGGCCAGGATATAGTTGCTGTTGTCTTCCTGCACCATGATCTTCTGTAGTATTTTTTGCGAGCGGGGCTGAAACGGGAGCTGGTTGAAATACAGTTTCTTAACAAGCCCCAGTTGTTCATCGGCGGTGATTTTTATGGAATTGTCGAGCCAGAAGGTATCCAGGTTATCCTTTATAACAGCTTTCCCGGCACTGCCCGCATAGCCCAGCGTATCCAGGAAATGCTGCATGGTATCTTTACCGATCCTGCGTGCCAGTTCCTGGTACCAGGGTACGGCGGAATACCGGAAGGCCTGCTCCATGGTCAAATCCTGGTTCCAGTTATCGACAGCGCGGGTGACGCCATCCCATTTTATGACCATTTTTTCATCGGTTATCCGACCGGTTTCCAATCCTATCAACCCGTTCACGATCTTGAACGTGGAGGCTGGCAGGTATGCGCTGTCGCGGAAGCGGGAGAGGTTAAACACGGTAAACGTTCCTTTTCCGTTGTCGAAAAGGCCGAAACTTCCCGTAACGCCCTGTTGCTCAAAGAATTTACCGAGGGATTTGTTCTCCGTAACATTGTTGTTGTTGCAGGCGGAGAAAAGCGTTCCCGCCACCAGCACATAGAAAAGATATTTCATGGCGCAAAGATGAGAAGAGATTGGCAATTTAAGCGGAAAGATTATGGTCCGGATCATTTTTACCCCGGCACAATTTCGCTGAAAGTGAGATTGAAGATTCAGCCATTTGGCTACATTTGTTTTATGTCGTTGAAAAGCTATAAACCTGTTCACTGGTTATACAACCTGCTCCACCTCGGAAAGTTGCAACACAATAAGGCGGCTTACCGGAAATACAACCTCAGCAAACCACTGGTAGGTTCCGTTTCCAGCAAAGATTTCCCCGATAAAACTTCCCGTGCCTGGCTCGACACGGGAGATTCAGCCGAACTGGCACCACAGAAAGATGGCTTTCAACATTTTTCTTCCGACATACAGAAAAGTATCCTTGAGTGGAGCAGTAATGGCTATCTTATATGGGAGCGGTGTTTTACGGAATCGCAATGTGACGCCATCAACCACGAAATAGAACGGCTCTTAAGCACGCATCAGTTAAAGTTCAAATATGGCAACAAGTTGATGTTCGCCAACAAGAAATCTGATACCGTCCGGCAAATGGCCGAAGCCCCCGCACTTGTCCAATTACTTGAATTTCTTCTGGACCGCGAAGTATTGGCCTTTCAAACCATCAACTTTTTAAAAGGAAGCGGACAACGGGCACACTCCGACAGTATTCACATGACCACCTATCCACTCGGCTACCTGATTGCCGCCTGGATCGCCCTGGAAGATATTTCCCACGAAAACGGGCCATTGTTTTATTACCCCGGCAGCCATAAACTTCCCTTTTTGTTGAACGGCGGATTTAATACAGGCAGTACTTTATTAAAACTCGGCAATAAAGATTACCATGATTATGAAGACGCGATAGCCGACCTGCTTACCCAACACGATTTTCCCCGGAAGGAATTCCTTGCGAAAAAAGGGGATGTACTGATCTGGCACGCCAACCTGATTCATGGCGGAGCCCCTATTCTAAACCCCGCGCTTACCCGTAAAAGTATGGTGGTGCATTATTATGCGAAGGATGTGATCAAATACCATGAAATCACGGAACGCCCTTCGTTGTTGTAAAAAAATGGCGGCACCCTGTAAACAGGCGCCGCCATGGGAATATATATTTGTGTTCGCTTACTTCAATACCCCTAATTCTTTCCCAACTTTTGTAAATGCGGCAATTGCCTTTTCCAGGTGGTGCTGCTCGTGCGCGGCGCTCAGCTGAACGCGGATACGCGCCTGGCCTTTCGCCACCACAGGGAAGAAGAACCCGATCACATACACCCCTTCTTCGAGCAGTTTGGCCGCGAATTGCTGGGCCAGTACCGCTTCATACAGCATAATCGGAACAATAGGGTGATCGCCTGGTTTGATGTCGAAGCCCGCTTCCGTCATTTTGGAGCGGAAGAATTTCGTGTTGAATTCCAGTTTATCGCGGAGTTCAGTGGTTTCGCTGAGCATATCGAGTACCGCGATGGAAGCGCCTACGATACTGGGCGCGACGGTATTGGAGAAAAGGTACGGACGGCTACGCTGGCGCAACATTTCGATAATTTCCTTTTTCCCGCTGGTGAATCCGCCGGAAGCACCGCCGAGGGCTTTTCCTAATGTTCCGGTGATGATGTCGATGCGGCCCATCACACCACGGTATTCGTGGGTGCCACGACCTGTTTTACCGAGGAATCCGGAAGAATGACATTCATCGATCATCACGATGGCATCGTATTGGTCGGCTAGGTCGCAGATTTTATCGAGTTGGGCGATGGTACCGTCCATGCTGAAAGAGCCGTCGGTTACGATGATGCGGCTGCGGAGGCCCTGGGTTTCCTTCAATTTGGCTTCCAGGTCTGCCATATCGTTGTGGTTGTACCGGAAACGCTGCGCCTTGCACAAACGAACACCATCTATAATAGAGGCGTGGTTCAGGGCATCGGAGATGATCGCGTCCTGCTCGTTGAAAAGAGGTTCAAATACGCCACCGTTCGCATCGAATGCCGCGGCATATAAAATGGTATCTTCTGTACCCAGGAACTGTGCAATCTTGGTTTCCAGTTCTTTATGAATATCCTGGGTTCCGCATATGAAACGGACACTGCTCATGCCATACCCATGGGAATCGATTGCTTTATGGGCGGCCTCAATCACTTTGGGATGGGAAGACAGCCCGAGGTAATTGTTGGCGCAGAAATTCAGCACGGTTTTCCCGTTCACTACAATCTCCGGCCCTTGTTCGCTGGTAATGATGCGTTCGGATTTGAACAAGCCCGCTTCGCGGATTTCTTGCAGTTCAGCTCCTATTCTTTGTACGAAATTCTGGTTCATAAACAGGTGTTTTCAACGTTAACGGCTGCAAAATAAAGCAATTACGCGTAGTAAAAATGGGATTTGAACTGTGTTAACAGGTACAATCGATTGCTTTTCTGAAAAAATCTGTAACAAAAAGCCATTACCTTCGTCTAACCCTGAAAACAACGTATATGAAACGCAGGAGCGCATTAATAGCCGGAGGGATCGCGGTACTGCTGGTTTGCTGCATCTGGAGCGAGCGGCAACCACGTGAGGAAGTTATTTCCGGAGAGGAACCACAGGAACTTTCCGCCGGAAAATCACCGTTCAGCAAAGAAGTAAAGCTGCTCCGTTCTATCGGTCATCATGTAATTTCCGCGACCCGGTAATTTTTTTTGTAGGATGCTGTAACATTCTCCCCGTTCACCCGTCACACTTTCAACGCACAACAATAACCAACAGGCCCACTGTTTATGACGGAAAAAGACTACAATGATTGTGTAAGGCAGTATGCAGACAATGTATACCGTTTTATACTCAAAAACCTGAAACACGAGGAAGACGCCCGCGACGTGGTGCAGTCGGCCTTTGAAAAAATGTGGCGGAACCGCGCCGAAGTGGAAGCGGATAAATGTAAGTCGTTCCTCTTTACAGTGGCCTACAACCAGATGATTGACCACCTCCGCAAAGCGAAAAGGGTGACGTTAAAAGAAGAATTCAGGGAAGATGCGCGTATTTCTTACAAAGAGGTGAACAACGCGAAGAAAATACTGGAAGAAGCGCTGGACAGGCTGAACGAAACACAACGTTCGTTGGTGATGCTGAAAGATTATGAAGGGTACAGTTACGAAGAGATCGGCCAGATCATGGGACTGTCCGACAGCCAGGTGAAAGTGTACCTCCACAGAGCGCGTCTGCAATTGAAAAATTATTTAGTTAAGCCGGAAAACGTGATATAAATGGAACTGAACCGCAACAATTACGAAGAATACTTCCTGCTCTACCTGGATGGTGAGCTGGATGCCGCGGGCAGGAACGAAGTGGAAACTTTCCTGGCGGCCAATCCCGATATGGCGATGGAGATGGCATTGCTGAAAGAAACCATTCTCCAGGCGGAACAGGAAGAACCCATTCAATTCGGAGATATTGAACTGCTGCTGAAACCAGAAACAGAGGCGGTAATCAACCAACAGAACTTCGAACCCTTCCTGTTGTCTTATATCGACAATGAACTTTCTGCGGAGGATAAAATAAGAACGGAGGCTTTCGTTTCGGCCAACGCTTCCGCGAAAGAAACACTTCAGGTTTTACAACGTACGAAACTTCAGCCCGATCTTTCTATCATTTATCCTGATAAAAGTGAACTGCTGAAAGAAGAAAAAAACAGAAAGATCGTTTACTTCCGCTGGCAATATGTAGCCGTGGCCGCCGCGATGATGGGTATATTCGTTACCCTGTGGCTGAACAAACCGGTAGATAACAATACAGCACAGGCTCCGGGAATGGCTTCCAATGAAAAACCTTCAACAACACCCGCGGATACTAACGGGACTTCCATACCATACAACACAACGAATACGACACTGGCATCCACAACGAATCCTGTTGCGCCCCCGAAATCTACCGGAACACGTGTAGATCAACCGAAGAAGCAGGCCATCCCGGTACAGGAACATCTTGCTGAAAGCAATACTGCTTTCGCGGTAAATGAAGTGAACAAGGCGCCGAAAGCATTCACAGACATCCACAACACCATCGCTTCCAACAATACTGTTGAAGCACCGGTGACCACCATCACGGAGAAAAAGGGAGACATGAAACTGGCTGCACCGGTAACCCCGGGCACTGATGCCCTGAAAGCAACGCTGGCCGCCAACCAGAAACTTGAAATGCCTGAAGAAGAAGTACTCCTGATCGGAAGCACCAGGATCAATAAAAGTTCCGTGCGGGGTATCCTCCGGAAAACCGGCAGGTTCCTGGAACGCACAGCCAATGTGGGCGAGAACAAAGCCAGCCAGTTCATCAACGGTAAATCAGACAACAAAAAAGATTAAGATTTAAGCCTGCACATATAGCAGCATCCGGAAATAATTCCGGCAGGACATTTCATATCATTATTCAACTATAGCCATGAAACACCTTACTGTGTTTCCACCAAACAAAAAACAAGCATTCAGATGAAACAGTTACTTCTACTCGCAACCGTACTCCTGAGTATCGGAACCGCCTCCGCTCAAACCGACAGCACCAGACAGGAGAAAAAGCCAGACACCATCCGCATTGGCGGGATCGTGATCATTAAAAGCAAAGACAAGGATTCTAAATCCAAAACCATCATCATCGAAGACAGTACAAAAATTGTACGGAAGAAAGCAAAATCAGATGTGAGCACCAACTGGTGGATCGTTGACCTCGGCTTTGCCAACTACACCGATAACACCAATTACGCCAACGCCCTGGCCAGCGGATTTGTTGGACCTGGTGTGGGAGAAGATCAACTTGACCTCAGAACCGGTAAATCCGTGAACGTAAACATCTGGTTCTTCATGCAACGCTTCAACCTCGTTAAGCATTATGTGAACCTTAAATACGGTCTGGGACTGGAACTCAACAACTACCGCTATACCGAACCGGTATTGTTTAATACAAGTCCCACACAAATTGTAATGGATACCCGCCACTATACCAAGAACAAGCTGGCGGCGGATTACCTCACCGTTCCCCTGATGCTGAACTTCAATTTCAATCCCAACAAAAGAAAATCATTCTCCCTGAGCGCCGGCGTGAGCGGAGGATACCTTTACAGCGCGCGCCAGAAAACCATCACAGGAGAAGATGGTAAGCAGAAAGAGCGCGATGATTTCGACCTGCGCAAATTCAAACTGGCCTATATCGGGGAGATCGGGCTGGGACCCGTTAAACTCTACGGATCACTCGCCACACAGTCGATGTTCGAGAAAGGTCTTGACCAAACACCCTTCAATGTAGGCTTCCGTTTGAGCAACTGGTAAGCCGACGATTTTAACAACCGCAACACATACTAAGAAAAGGGGCGTCGCCGTTAATGGTGAAGCCCCTTTTCCCGTTTAATATTACCCTTAAATTTGGTGATCGATGAAACGGGCATTTTCATTTTTTCTTGTCGCGGCCATTGCTCCCGCACTCAGTTTTCTTCCCGCGAAGAACAGGCGCTATCACAGGATAAACGCGCCGATCGGAGAAGTGTATATCGTTATCGATAAATCGGATTATGAACTGAAACTTTTCGATCAGAAAGGATGGTACGCCACCTACCCCGTTGTATTCGGCAGCAACTCCCTCGCCGATAAACGCATGGAAGGCGACAAACTCACGCCCGAAGGGGATTACCGCATCCAAAACAAGCGGGTTCACCAGAAATGGAGCCGCTTTCTCCTGATAGATTATCCCAACCAACAGAACCGGGAGCGCTTTGCGCAGTTGAAAGCGAGCGGAAAAATACCTTCCGGCGCCAGCATTGGCGGAGGCATTGGCATCCACGGCACCTGGCCCCGCGAAGAATACGCGGTTGACCGATACCTCAACTGGACCGACGGCTGCATTTCGTTGAAGAGAACAGATGTGGAGGAATTATATGAACTGGTCCCCGCCGGAACACGGGTGCGCATACAACGGTGATGGTGAAGTATTTTCCCGCGGCAGCTCGGCGGTGTAAAAGGAAAATTTCCTTTCGAATTAATGCGTTGCGCCGTAGTGTCGTTGCGAGAAATTATTTCTTATATATTAATGTAATATAGTCTCTCGCAGATTGCTTCATGCCTCGCAACGCTACGGCGCAACGTTATACAGTTTTAAGAAACTAGAGTTTGCCGTTCCTGATTTCATCTACAACGCCGGGATCGAGCAAGGTAGAGGTATCGCCGAGGCTACCGAGTTCACCTTCCGCGATCTTGCGGAGGATGCGGCGCATGATTTTACCGCTTCTTGTTTTGGGCAATCCACTGACGAACTGGATTTTATCGGGTTTGGCGATGGGTCCAATAATGCGCGAAACGGTTTGGATGATGTCCTGGCGGGTGGAAGCTTCGTCTCCGTGGAAACCGCTTACGGTAACGTAGGCGTATATACCCTGCCCTTTGATGTCGTGCGGGTAACCTACTACTGCACTTTCCACCACGCTGGCGTGCATATTAATGGCGTTTTCCACTTCGGCGGTACCGATGCGGTGGCCGCTCACATTCAGTACATCATCCACACGGCCGGTAATGCGGTAGAAACCATCTTTATCTTTTAAAGCGCCGTCTCCGGTGAAATAGAGGTTTTCGTAGGTGGCGAAATAATTGGTGCGGCACCTTTCGTGATCGCCATAAGTAG encodes the following:
- a CDS encoding tetratricopeptide repeat protein gives rise to the protein MKQWRIMIVFFLPLFASAQSATPNNLIKKGNELYRKGAFDKALEAYENALKAKPDNMVAGYNQGNALYRSEKFDEAAQRFGEAAEKAKSAADKSRAYYNQGVAMNKQNQLEPAIEAYKNALRNDPTDMQARENLQKALQELKQKQQEEKKKQDQQQQEEKKKEEPKDPEKEKKEEQKKNKMSQKEVEQKLKSMEEKEKQLRDKLQQQKKAAPERPGKDW
- a CDS encoding penicillin-binding transpeptidase domain-containing protein, whose amino-acid sequence is MKYLFYVLVAGTLFSACNNNNVTENKSLGKFFEQQGVTGSFGLFDNGKGTFTVFNLSRFRDSAYLPASTFKIVNGLIGLETGRITDEKMVIKWDGVTRAVDNWNQDLTMEQAFRYSAVPWYQELARRIGKDTMQHFLDTLGYAGSAGKAVIKDNLDTFWLDNSIKITADEQLGLVKKLYFNQLPFQPRSQKILQKIMVQEDNSNYILAYKTGWGTAENGHAIAWVVGWVEENRHPYFFALNIEDPNPDADIPAKRMTILKGILKELGFLEGKM
- a CDS encoding outer membrane beta-barrel protein, which codes for MKQLLLLATVLLSIGTASAQTDSTRQEKKPDTIRIGGIVIIKSKDKDSKSKTIIIEDSTKIVRKKAKSDVSTNWWIVDLGFANYTDNTNYANALASGFVGPGVGEDQLDLRTGKSVNVNIWFFMQRFNLVKHYVNLKYGLGLELNNYRYTEPVLFNTSPTQIVMDTRHYTKNKLAADYLTVPLMLNFNFNPNKRKSFSLSAGVSGGYLYSARQKTITGEDGKQKERDDFDLRKFKLAYIGEIGLGPVKLYGSLATQSMFEKGLDQTPFNVGFRLSNW
- the kbl gene encoding glycine C-acetyltransferase, with product MNQNFVQRIGAELQEIREAGLFKSERIITSEQGPEIVVNGKTVLNFCANNYLGLSSHPKVIEAAHKAIDSHGYGMSSVRFICGTQDIHKELETKIAQFLGTEDTILYAAAFDANGGVFEPLFNEQDAIISDALNHASIIDGVRLCKAQRFRYNHNDMADLEAKLKETQGLRSRIIVTDGSFSMDGTIAQLDKICDLADQYDAIVMIDECHSSGFLGKTGRGTHEYRGVMGRIDIITGTLGKALGGASGGFTSGKKEIIEMLRQRSRPYLFSNTVAPSIVGASIAVLDMLSETTELRDKLEFNTKFFRSKMTEAGFDIKPGDHPIVPIMLYEAVLAQQFAAKLLEEGVYVIGFFFPVVAKGQARIRVQLSAAHEQHHLEKAIAAFTKVGKELGVLK
- a CDS encoding VWA domain-containing protein — its product is MLEFQYPVWWWALLLLPLVTLLFWLVVRWKKNTMRKIGDPELVKTLLRGDSPRRFTFSHILLTLAAGLLVAALANLRKPSGGENISRTGVDVMVALDVSKSMMAQDVAPNRMEKAKHMVAKMLDELGNDRVGLVIFAGHAYFQMPLTTDLAAARLYINSASPAMVSTQGTVIGEALRLCNSAFNPKEKKYKAVLLITDGEDHDPDAVATAQAMAENGVMISTVGVGSTEGAKIPDEETGDFKRDEAGNVVVSALNEQLLRDIAAAGNGEYVQLVSTDMAVKGLRDRLDTLEQRTVSDKSQANYKSFFYWFVLGAAIFLLAEFLVNAMPSRFSKYKVFLAKKQTT
- a CDS encoding RNA polymerase sigma factor produces the protein MTEKDYNDCVRQYADNVYRFILKNLKHEEDARDVVQSAFEKMWRNRAEVEADKCKSFLFTVAYNQMIDHLRKAKRVTLKEEFREDARISYKEVNNAKKILEEALDRLNETQRSLVMLKDYEGYSYEEIGQIMGLSDSQVKVYLHRARLQLKNYLVKPENVI
- a CDS encoding murein L,D-transpeptidase family protein, which codes for MKRAFSFFLVAAIAPALSFLPAKNRRYHRINAPIGEVYIVIDKSDYELKLFDQKGWYATYPVVFGSNSLADKRMEGDKLTPEGDYRIQNKRVHQKWSRFLLIDYPNQQNRERFAQLKASGKIPSGASIGGGIGIHGTWPREEYAVDRYLNWTDGCISLKRTDVEELYELVPAGTRVRIQR
- a CDS encoding phytanoyl-CoA dioxygenase family protein, with amino-acid sequence MSLKSYKPVHWLYNLLHLGKLQHNKAAYRKYNLSKPLVGSVSSKDFPDKTSRAWLDTGDSAELAPQKDGFQHFSSDIQKSILEWSSNGYLIWERCFTESQCDAINHEIERLLSTHQLKFKYGNKLMFANKKSDTVRQMAEAPALVQLLEFLLDREVLAFQTINFLKGSGQRAHSDSIHMTTYPLGYLIAAWIALEDISHENGPLFYYPGSHKLPFLLNGGFNTGSTLLKLGNKDYHDYEDAIADLLTQHDFPRKEFLAKKGDVLIWHANLIHGGAPILNPALTRKSMVVHYYAKDVIKYHEITERPSLL
- the ispG gene encoding (E)-4-hydroxy-3-methylbut-2-enyl-diphosphate synthase, producing the protein MQLYTPSLTGYKRLITKEVNIGGLLLGNGHPIRVQTMTTTDTMDTLATVEQTLRCVEAGAEMVRITAPSKKEAENLAVIKAELAKRGCHVPLVADIHFTPNAAEIAARLIEKVRVNPGNYVDKKKFDVIDYTDAEYAAEIDRIRERFTPLVKICKEYGTAMRIGTNHGSLSDRIMSRYGDTPMGMVESAMEFLRIARYESYHNIVLSMKSSNPQVMVQAYRLLVERMDQEFAECYPLHLGVTEAGDGEDGRIKSAIGIGALLEDGIGDTIRVSLTEDPEFEIPVCRDLVKRYVPGVESSTVPPIEKMPYSPFSYQRRDSFEVDIIGGKQVPVVIADLNRIESLEPTNLEAIGYHYDAQTDKWTIADIAADFVYTGNKVPGFALPGTIKVITTPALAQNDTSGKCFPLYDLSGFVSAPWKHPSLNFVMVDCYNGGALPDVAMLEKIGNDPSVVICLSSTNQNAMQSVRRMFIELMNKGFRNPVVLITDSNGITPDEHLIHFATETGALLLDGLGDGICLGYGASAKMDTMQSSGRTYLEVKNIHQFTNNTAFSILQATRTRISKTEYISCPSCGRTLFDLQETTAKIRAVTNHLKGVKIAIMGCIVNGPGEMADADFGYVGSGPGKITLYKGKEVVKRNVPTETAVEELIGLLKENGAWVD